The sequence below is a genomic window from Tindallia magadiensis.
AGAAGGCAAAGACGTTAAGTCTTCATGATCTATAAGCCACATTTCGTAAATTGATTACTTGTAAAAGAACACAGCACCACTTAATGCATGTTCACTTAAATGCACGGTTTGCTCAGTTGAATTTTAGTTGGAAAATGCGACATCTTTCTTGACAATTACCGTTAGGACTACCCATATCATTGTGAATGCTATCGTATGCTGTCCAAAACCAGACGGCCAGTAATGACCGGCTTTCTGCCCTCCAGGAGCTGGAGGGTATAATGAATCCATAGAGTGAGACACACAAGGGCGTCGCAAAACTGGTGTCAAGTACTCTAATGATTTGCACTGAGAATCTATGCCGTTACGAAAAATTGCATTAAACACACCGATAATGTATAATATAAATGCAAAAAAGACACATAAAATGAAATGCCATTCACTATAAGCATGCAAACGAAGAAACGCTAAAGCGGTATAGAAAAGGTGGTGCCCTGTGAAACGCGAACTTATGAATGAACTTATCCGCTGGAAGAACAGCCCCAGCCGGAAACCACTACTTTTAAGAGGGGTTCGTCAATGCGGAAAAACCTATTTGCTTAAAGCCTTCGCAAAAAATGAATATGAGAATATGGTGTATATTAACTTTGAGCAAAATCCGGAGTTTGCTTCTCTTTTTGATAAAGACTTCCATACAGAGCGCATTATGACAGAAATGGGAATTCTTTATGGAACGAGCATCCAAAGAGAGAAAACCCTCATTCTTTTGGACGAAATTCAAGCATGCCCCAAAGCAATTACGGCATTAAAATACTTTTGTGAAGAAGCTCCTGAATACCATATTGCATCTGCCGGATCGCTAATCGGGATCTCCATCTCAAAACCAAACTCCTATCCAGTTGGAAAAGTGGATGTCAAAACCCTCTATCCTATGAGTTTCAAAGAATTTCTAATGGCATCGGATGAAGAGGATCTCATCAAGTATCTTCAGAGTACAAATCTTCATGAAATCAGTCAGGCGATTCATAGTCGGCTTTTCCAGTACTATGACTACTATCGGATCACAGGTGGTATGCCGGAAGTGGTAAAAACCTGGGTACAGGAAAAAAATATACAACAGGTAGAGGAATTACTGCAAAATCTTTTGAATTTATACCAGTTGGATTTTTCAAAATATGCTCCTGCCAAGGATTTTCAGAAAATCAGTCAGGTTTGGGAAGCCATTCCTTACCAGTTGGCAAAGGAAAATCAGCGATTTATTTTTGGACAGGTAAAAGAAGGCGCACGGGCAAAGGACCTGGAGGATGCCCTAAACTGGCTGATTAATGCGGGTATGGTGTACCGTATTCCTAAAATTGAAAAACCCTACATTCCCTTAAGTGCTTACGAAAAACAGAATTTGTTTAAGATCTACTGCTGCGATACAGGACTTCTTCGTAAACTAGCGAAGGTGGATGCCGGGTTGATCTTCAAAGATAATAGTCAATACACGGAGTTCAAAGGAGTTTTGACAGAGAATTACGTCTTGCAGCAACTAATCCAGATGGGCATCGACAAACCCTGCTATTGGAGTTCAGGAAATAAAGCAGAAGTCGATTTTGTGATGCAGCTAAAAGGAATACCAACGCCTATTGAAGTGAAATCCGGCAAGACCATTCGATCGAAAAGCTTGCTCAGCTATATTGAAAAATACAACCCCGAAAAAGCATATCGTTTCTCATCATCCCTACGGGACAGCGGGGAAAGAATCATAGATATTCCGCTTCCACTGGTATGGACCATTTTATCCGATGAATGAGCAGAGTTGCATCATTTCGCCAGCCCAACCTTACTGGTCCAGACTTGCGTTGGATAGCTTTCGGAAATATCGCTGCTGTAAGTGATAAAAACCAACTGACCAGGATTTAAACGGTCTAACAGAATTTCTTCTCCTTCTGCATCCAAACTACACAGCACAAGGGATCAGTTCTATGGATAATGTGAAGTTCATAACTCTACTAGAGTAGTCGATTATAAGCATTGGAGGATTTCATCAAAAAGAGTGACTTTGTTTGGTTATCTAGTAGATCCAGCCTAAGTTATCCCTGCTAAAACTTAATGGACGATTTTTAATATAAGTGGAATAAATACCTGCTATTTTCGAACCAATTGTTGGAGTATATCCCTTGTAAGTTTAGATAGAGGTCTTTGATTAAAATTAACTGGTTCATACTTTCCTAAGATTAGTTGTTCTAACTCTGATTTACTATTAAAAAATTCTTCATATGACCTATAAATGCTTTCAATCGCTTCGTCATTGAAAATATAATTCTTATACAGCAACTCCAATATATAATCAGAATGCTGTTCATACAGCGCTTCAATTTTAAAACTATCATTATATTGTTTTATTAAATCTCCATGTTTTTCAACCGGCCCAAGCTTTACAACTATTTCTTCCTGCTTTAGCAAATTTTCGATAACATTACAGAGTTCAAAACGTATATTCTTATCTTCAAACGACTCTTCATAAGGATATAAAAACTTTTCAGGGGACGATTTTGATTTACCTTTATTACACAAACCACAAGAGGGCACTAAATTATATATTGATACTGCTAAAAATGGATAATCGGATTTAGGAAAAAAGTGATCAAATTCCGGTCTTATCTTTTTTTCTTTATGTACTGTAAAAGTATATTGTCGATTACAATATGGGCATACATTTACTCCCATTACTTTTAATATCTTATAGGCAGCAGCGTGAGTACTGAATTTTCTATACACCTCATTATATCCGGTGTTAATATATTTTTGTGTTTCTTTTGTTAAGGTTGCACACTTTCCTTTCGAATCCTCCTCGAATGCATTTTGGGAAATTTCTGTAAATTTTTTTAAGGCAGATGTATTGTCAAGCAAGCATATTTTGTAAACTTTTTCTTTTGCGTTAATAAGTTCTGCTGTTTTAATGAATTTTTTATCCTTAAGATAGTTGCATATTTTCTTTATTTCAGAATAGAGATTTTGATAAACCTCTTTTTTTATCAATTTTTCGATTTCAGCCCTCTGCTCTGTGTTTAAATTTATTTTAATCGTATCAGCCACCACCTAACATCTTATTAACCGCATCCAATGAATTTTCAAGCTGTTTTTTTAGTTTCTGTAATTCATCAATATTTTGAGGGACTTCCTTGTGAATTACTTGAGGTATTTTTCTGTATCTCCTATCAAATGACTGCTGCATTGCATGTCTAACAAATTCATCGCCAATCATATCGATAATGAGTTGATGCTCATTTTCTTTTGATTTAGGAGCATTATCCGAAGGTTCTTTTTCTTCTAATTCTTTGTATACCTCATAGATTTTTTTCTTTGCAAATTCACCAACTGCACCATTCTCAAGGAAAAAGGCTTCTTTGAGCAATGTGTAAATATTCGCATCGAATGATTCTTTGTGACTATCACTATCCTCTACAACGGTTCCCCCATCACGTCTATTCATGTAGATTGTATTTTGTCGTGGAAAGTCAGAAAGAATAAAAGGCGAATGAGATGAAATGACAATCTGAACTGGATTTTCCTTTTCTATTTTATTAATAGTAGAAATCAGTTGGTCCATAATCTTTCTTTGCCATTCAGGATGGGCATAAAGGTCAATTTCATCAATAAGAAAAAGTTTACTTGTGTACTCTAATTTTTCCTTTTCCTTTTCCTTTCTTATTCCCATAATTTCATCGAAATCTGGCATCAGCACAAGCCGGGAGAACATATTTTGCATTGCTCGTTCTCCTGAACTCATTTCAAGGTTTTTCACTCTTATGTATCTCAGCACAAATGATTTTCTTTCTTTAAACATATCACGTATATGATTATAGAAATTAGTGTTCCCTTTATTTACTACTTTTAAATATGAGCATGCTAAATCATCGGGATTATCAATCAAATTCTTATACATGGGGCTTTCATCTAAAATATCATCTATTTTTTTAATATCCTCAAGATATGCTTCGTATTTATCTGATGGAAGCAATCCTTTTAATTGTTCGTATAGGCTTTCATTAAAATCTATTTTAGGTAATCTGAAATTAGCATCAGAAAAAAACACCTCGAATAATAAGTTTACATACAAAACAACTGTTATGTTTTTTCTTCTAATATCTTTGATTTTTGTAAAGCAGCAATACTTTTCAAACTCAGCAATTTTCTCATAATACGTCTTCCTTAATTCAGAAGGGGTATCTTTAGAAGGGGCCTTAGCAGACTTATCCTCCTTCGATTTATCATCATTCTCTTTAATGATTTTAAAATCATCATGATATTGTCTTTTAATAAGATTAATAATACTATCGAAGTAAACATATATTTCACATTTGAAATTTCCAACAAAATCACTAATTCTATTCTCTAATAAATATTGGTAATACTGTATATCCAGTAGTTCTTGAAACTTCTTATCGTCTCTATTCTTCTTAATCACCCAAGCAAATCCATCGTCATTTTCTTTTATATCATCCAAACCGATTTTTCCGAAAATGGCTTTGTAAAATTTACTTGAAACAAGATTCATCGATCTCGGATGCAAATTGACGTTATATGTTTCATCATTTTTAGAGTATCCTAACAACGATTCAGGCACAAACGAACTATTGGAGACATAAACTATAAGCTGTTTCCTAACTTCACTAAGTTGTTTTATTGTGTTCTCCCCATTGTTCCAATATATCTCTACTGGTAATACGTCAACTTTACAAGTAATTTCTTCTTCAAGATTATAATATACAATCAGTTTTTCATCCTCAATGAACACATAAATCGATTTCTCATGCTCATAATCATTTGCATCATTTTTTTCGTATCTCGATCCATT
It includes:
- a CDS encoding AAA family ATPase yields the protein MELLYLWINRSDYSCIKQQEFNFSPIYKFKVDDLKTPRSLSCEKKGNINIFNSCKVNNKIKNITAVVGSNGAGKTTLLSFIAKNVCSPKFNNGSRYEKNDANDYEHEKSIYVFIEDEKLIVYYNLEEEITCKVDVLPVEIYWNNGENTIKQLSEVRKQLIVYVSNSSFVPESLLGYSKNDETYNVNLHPRSMNLVSSKFYKAIFGKIGLDDIKENDDGFAWVIKKNRDDKKFQELLDIQYYQYLLENRISDFVGNFKCEIYVYFDSIINLIKRQYHDDFKIIKENDDKSKEDKSAKAPSKDTPSELRKTYYEKIAEFEKYCCFTKIKDIRRKNITVVLYVNLLFEVFFSDANFRLPKIDFNESLYEQLKGLLPSDKYEAYLEDIKKIDDILDESPMYKNLIDNPDDLACSYLKVVNKGNTNFYNHIRDMFKERKSFVLRYIRVKNLEMSSGERAMQNMFSRLVLMPDFDEIMGIRKEKEKEKLEYTSKLFLIDEIDLYAHPEWQRKIMDQLISTINKIEKENPVQIVISSHSPFILSDFPRQNTIYMNRRDGGTVVEDSDSHKESFDANIYTLLKEAFFLENGAVGEFAKKKIYEVYKELEEKEPSDNAPKSKENEHQLIIDMIGDEFVRHAMQQSFDRRYRKIPQVIHKEVPQNIDELQKLKKQLENSLDAVNKMLGGG
- a CDS encoding HNH endonuclease domain-containing protein gives rise to the protein MADTIKINLNTEQRAEIEKLIKKEVYQNLYSEIKKICNYLKDKKFIKTAELINAKEKVYKICLLDNTSALKKFTEISQNAFEEDSKGKCATLTKETQKYINTGYNEVYRKFSTHAAAYKILKVMGVNVCPYCNRQYTFTVHKEKKIRPEFDHFFPKSDYPFLAVSIYNLVPSCGLCNKGKSKSSPEKFLYPYEESFEDKNIRFELCNVIENLLKQEEIVVKLGPVEKHGDLIKQYNDSFKIEALYEQHSDYILELLYKNYIFNDEAIESIYRSYEEFFNSKSELEQLILGKYEPVNFNQRPLSKLTRDILQQLVRK
- a CDS encoding ATP-binding protein; the encoded protein is MKRELMNELIRWKNSPSRKPLLLRGVRQCGKTYLLKAFAKNEYENMVYINFEQNPEFASLFDKDFHTERIMTEMGILYGTSIQREKTLILLDEIQACPKAITALKYFCEEAPEYHIASAGSLIGISISKPNSYPVGKVDVKTLYPMSFKEFLMASDEEDLIKYLQSTNLHEISQAIHSRLFQYYDYYRITGGMPEVVKTWVQEKNIQQVEELLQNLLNLYQLDFSKYAPAKDFQKISQVWEAIPYQLAKENQRFIFGQVKEGARAKDLEDALNWLINAGMVYRIPKIEKPYIPLSAYEKQNLFKIYCCDTGLLRKLAKVDAGLIFKDNSQYTEFKGVLTENYVLQQLIQMGIDKPCYWSSGNKAEVDFVMQLKGIPTPIEVKSGKTIRSKSLLSYIEKYNPEKAYRFSSSLRDSGERIIDIPLPLVWTILSDE